A portion of the Manihot esculenta cultivar AM560-2 chromosome 2, M.esculenta_v8, whole genome shotgun sequence genome contains these proteins:
- the LOC110604794 gene encoding pentatricopeptide repeat-containing protein At4g18520, chloroplastic — protein sequence MLSLTCLSLNTNLFLQPSLLSFQPLQSSRTRSNSHTSPTNFHCLSCKNDTNSASTSQFRFSSANTSALRFRGSSDDDLSDTQPGTDFVNSGVLALWLRSCCRAKDVKRVHTVALKCLRNSVTYVNNNLIGAYLYLGKVIEARKVFDGMPERNVVSWTAMINGYVSFGLDDEAFCLFSDFIANGVVPNSRTLVCIFNLCSKRLDFELGRQLHALVVKSNWRNLILDSAVVSFYAQCGELTSACCAFDQMAVRDVVCWTTMIAAFSQQGHEEEAFGMFSQMLDEGFLPNEFTACAVLKACGEKKALRFGEQLHAAIVKKMYKDDVFIGSSLVDMYAKCGEILDSRKVFNRMRKRNTVTWTSIIAGYARKGLGEEAISLFQVMKQRRVISNNLTVVSILRACGSIRALLTGREVHAQIIKKGIQSNEYIGSTLVWFYCKCGDFRIASKVLEQMPLRNVVSWTAMISGYAGLGHEPEALEFLKEMMDEGVEPNAFTYSSALKACANLEDILQGKLIHSFANKTPASTNVFVGSALIYMYSKCGYLSDAIQVFDSMPERNLVSWKTMILSYARNGLCQEALKLMYRMQAEGIEVDEYIFNSVMGECGDVEWNIEKSSNKCLLS from the coding sequence ATGCTCTCGTTAACGTGCCTCTCATTGAATACTAATTTGTTTCTACAGCCTTCACTTCTCTCATTTCAACCACTGCAATCCTCAAGAACAAGAAGCAATAGCCATACAAGTCCAACAAATTTCCATTGCTTGTCTTGCAAGAACGATACTAATTCAGCCTCTACTTCCCAATTTCGCTTCTCATCCGCCAATACTTCTGCCTTGAGGTTCCGGGGAAGCTCGGATGACGACTTGTCGGATACACAACCGGGAACTGATTTCGTTAATTCTGGTGTGCTTGCACTTTGGCTTCGGTCATGTTGCAGAGCAAAAGACGTTAAGAGAGTACATACAGTTGCTTTAAAGTGCTTGAGGAACTCGGTTACGTATGTTAATAACAATTTGATTGGTGCGTATTTGTATTTAGGGAAAGTAATTGAAGCGCGAAAGGTGTTTGATGGAATGCCGGAGCGAAATGTTGTTAGTTGGACCGCTATGATTAATGGTTACGTTAGTTTTGGTTTAGATGATGAAGCCTTTTGTTTGTTTAGTGATTTTATAGCGAATGGGGTCGTACCAAACAGCAGGACGCTTGTATGTATATTCAATTTATGTAGTAAAAGACTAGATTTTGAGTTAGGGAGGCAACTCCATGCTCTTGTTGTGAAGAGTAATTGGAGGAACTTAATTCTAGATAGTGCCGTTGTTTCTTTCTATGCCCAATGTGGCGAGTTGACAAGTGCATGTTGTGCATTTGATCAGATGGCGGTAAGGGATGTGGTTTGTTGGACAACTATGATTGCTGCTTTCTCCCAACAAGGGCATGAAGAGGAGGCTTTTGGGATGTTCTCACAAATGTTGGATGAGGGATTTTTGCCTAATGAGTTTACAGCGTGTGCTGTTCTAAAGGCTTGCGGAGAAAAGAAAGCGTTGAGGTTTGGGGAACAGCTACATGCTGCCATAGTTAAAAAGATGTATAAAGATGATGTTTTTATAGGGAGCTCCTTAGTGGATATGTATGCAAAATGTGGGGAGATTTTAGATTCTAGGAAAGTGTTTAATAGAATGAGGAAGAGAAATACAGTTACGTGGACTTCCATTATAGCAGGGTATGCTAGGAAAGGGCTTGGTGAGGAGGCGATAAGTCTCTTTCAAGTGATGAAACAACGGAGGGTAATTTCTAATAATTTAACTGTTGTAAGCATTCTCAGGGCTTGTGGCTCAATCAGGGCCTTACTAACAGGGAGAGAAGTTCATGCACAAATTATCAAGAAGGGGATCCAATCAAATGAGTACATAGGAAGCACTCTCGTGTGGTTCTACTGTAAATGTGGGGACTTTCGTATTGCTTCAAAAGTCCTTGAACAGATGCCTCTCAGGAATGTTGTCTCATGGACTGCAATGATTTCTGGTTATGCAGGTCTTGGGCATGAGCCTGAGGCTCTTGAGTTCTTGAAAGAAATGATGGACGAAGGCGTGGAACCAAATGCATTTACTTATTCATCAGCTTTGAAAGCTTGTGCTAATCTTGAAGATATTTTGCAAGGAAAATTGATACATTCATTTGCCAACAAGACTCCTGCCTCAACTAATGTCTTTGTAGGCAGTGCATTAATTTATATGTATTCCAAGTGCGGCTATTTATCAGATGCAATTCAAGTTTTTGACAGCATGCCAGAGAGGAACTTGGTTTCTTGGAAAACAATGATTTTGAGTTATGCAAGGAATGGACTCTGCCAAGAGGCATTGAAGCTCATGTATCGGATGCaggcagagggtattgaggtggaTGAATATATCTTTAATTCAGTCATGGGTGAATGTGGAGATGTTGAGTGGAATATTGAGAAGTCATCAAACAAGTGTTTGTTGTCTTAG
- the LOC110604804 gene encoding uncharacterized protein At4g37920, whose translation MELASSTFQSSCSLLVTVSSTSAFRAQSPSLFFLRCSSPNLNFSSNFKGCLLPVVGTRQRKFSPVAVIGGATDVSSDRKGKEFSDSSEPTAVNDNSERNETDSVDEGKMVRVCDKLIGVFMVDKPTPNDWRRLLAFSKEWDNIRPHFFKRCQERADSEHDPGMKHKLFRLARKLKEIDEDVQRHNELIKVIKEEPSKISEVVARRRKDFTKEFFIHLFTVAQSYNGNPTEQNALAKLGNDCVAAVQAYDSAAESMEALNAAELKLQDIINSPSLDAACRKIDDLAEKNQLDSSLVLMITKAWSAAKESNMTKDEVKDILYHLYMTAVGNLQRLMPKDIRIVKYLLKIEDPEELLCALKDAFTPGEELEGKDVDSLYTTPEKLHTWIKAVVDAYHSSQEGTLIREARDLMNPKIVKKLEELKILVEDNFM comes from the exons ATGGAGTTAGCTTCTTCGACATTCCAGAGCTCTTGCTCTTTACTGGTAACAGTGTCTTCCACATCTGCCTTTCGAGCTCAGTCTCCTTCTTTATTCTTCTTGAGATGTTCATCTCCAAATCTTAATTTCTCTTCTAATTTCAAAG GTTGCCTACTGCCAGTTGTGGGGACCAGGCAGCGGAAATTTTCTCCGGTCGCTGTTATTGGCGGTGCAACTGATGTATCTAGTGATAGGAAAGGGAAGGAATTTTCTGATTCATCTGAACCCACGGCGGTTAATGATAATTCTGAAAGAAATGAAACAGATAGTGTGGATGAGGGTAAAATGGTCCGAGTATGTGACAAGTTAATCGGGGTTTTCATGGTTGATAAGCCCACACCTAATGATTGGAGAAGGTTGCTTGCTTTTAGCAAAGAATGGGACAATATTCGGCCTCATTTTTTTAAGCGTTGTCAGGAACGAGCAGACAGTGAGCATGATCCTGGGATGAAGCATAAGCTATTCAGGCTTGCAAGGAAGCTGAAAGAG ATTGATGAAGATGTACAAAGGCATAATGAACTTATTAAAGTGATCAAGGAGGAACCATCAAAGATTAGTGAAGTTGTTGCTAGGCGTCGCAAAGACTTCACAAAAGAATTTTTTATACATCTGTTCACTGTTGCACAATCATATAATGGCAATCCCACTGAGCAAAATG CCTTGGCAAAGCTTGGAAATGATTGTGTGGCTGCTGTACAAGCCTATGATAGTGCAGCAGAAAGCATGGAAGCATTGAATGCTGCAGAGTTAAAATTGCAAGATATTATCAATTCTCCTTCTCTGGATGCTGCTTGCAGGAAGATAGATGATTTGGCTGAGAAAAATCAACTTGATTCATCATTGGTTTTGATGATCACAAAAGCATGGTCAGCTGCCAAAGAGTCGAACATGACAAAAGATGAG GTAAAAGACATACTTTATCATCTGTATATGACGGCAGTAGGTAATCTTCAGAGACTCATGCCAAAGGACATTAGGATAGTGAAGTATCTTCTTAAAATTGAGGATCCTGAGGAGCTATTATGTGCATTAAAAGATGCATTTACCCCGGGAGAGGAGCTTGAAGGAAAGGATGTGGACTCCCTGTACAC GACCCCAGAAAAGCTACATACTTGGATTAAGGCTGTGGTGGATGCTTATCATTCCAGTCAGGAAGGCACTCTTATAAGAGAGGCAAGGGATCTGATGAATCCAAAAATTGTCAAAAAACTTGAAGAACTGAAGATCCTAGTTGAAGACAATTTCATGTGA
- the LOC110608492 gene encoding probable glycerol-3-phosphate acyltransferase 2: protein MVEFRKQFMKTLFSLFKILLRRLELPQESKTIINSHANHSTRFSSDQTIMVFDLEAALLKSSSLFPYFMLVAFEAGGLIRALFLLIAYPFVCSVGKELGLKIMTFICFVGIREDKFRAGSAVLPKFFLEDVGCEGFDLVMRCERKIGVSKLPRIMVEGFLKDYIGVEGVMGREMKVVCGYFLGLMEEKEVAFTSLNEILLEKKMGSFAAVVGCSFLMSPFGQLLRHCKEVYLVSESEKRNWRILPRERYPKPLIFHDSRLSFRPTPFATFAMFMWLPFAFLLSIFRITIGVLLPFEISNPILAFTGSTSIISVPKHPLTSAKSRGSLYVCNHKTLLDPIFISSSILEHVTAVTYSVSRFNEIISPIRTIRLARDRGRDRKLMDEKLSQGNLVVCPEGTTCREPYLLRFSPLFAEITDEIVPVAVNVQISMFYGSTATGSKCLDPFFHFMNPRPRYFVKVLEKLPGSQTHMVGGKSSFEVANYVQNEIAKALGFECTSLTRKEKYKILAGNNGII from the exons ATGGTTGAATTCAGGAAGCAATTTATGAAAACTCTTTTTTCCTTGTTTAAAATCCTGCTTAGAAGACTAGAACTCCCACAAGAATCAAAGACGATCATCAATTCTCATGCAAACCATTCAACGAGGTTTTCTTCAGATCAGACAATAATGGTTTTTGATTTAGAGGCTGCATTGTTGAAGTCATCTTCTTTATTTCCCTACTTCATGCTTGTAGCCTTTGAAGCTGGAGGGTTAATAAGAGCTCTGTTCTTGCTTATTGCGTACCCTTTTGTTTGTTCTGTTGGAAAGGAGCTAGGGCTTAAGATTATGACTTTTATATGTTTTGTCGGGATTAGAGAAGACAAGTTTAGAGCCGGAAGTGCTGTTCTTCCCAAGTTCTTCCTGGAAGATGTTGGCTGCGAAGGCTTTGATCTGGTTATGCGGTGTGAGAGGAAGATAGGAGTGAGCAAATTGCCTAGGATCATGGTGGAAGGATTTTTGAAAGATTATATTGGAGTGGAGGGTGTTATGGGTAGAGAGATGAAGGTGGTTTGTGGGTATTTTTTAGGTTTAATGGAGGAAAAGGAGGTGGCTTTCACCAGTTTAAATGAGATTCTACTGGAGAAGAAGATGGGTTCCTTTGCTGCCGTCGTTGGTTGCTCCTTCCTCATGTCTCCCTTTGGACAACTACTTCGACACTGTAAG GAAGTATACTTGGTGTCAGAATCAGAGAAAAGGAACTGGCGAATTCTACCACGAGAAAGATACCCAAAGCCATTGATCTTCCATGACAGCAGATTGAGTTTCAGGCCAACTCCATTTGCCACATTCGCCATGTTCATGTGGCTTCCATTCGCATTTCTTCTCTCTATCTTCAGAATCACCATTGGTGTCTTATTGCCTTTTGAGATTTCCAATCCCATCCTGGCTTTTACAGGGAGCACATCCATAATCTCTGTACCCAAACACCCCTTAACCTCGGCCAAAAGCAGAGGATCTCTCTATGTCTGTAACCATAAAACTCTGCTAGACCCAATCTTCATCTCATCTTCTATACTGGAGCATGTCACTGCAGTCACCTACAGTGTGAGCAGATTCAACGAGATTATTTCCCCTATCAGAACCATCCGATTAGCTAGAGATCGAGGTAGAGATAGAAAATTGATGGACGAGAAGCTGAGCCAGGGTAACCTTGTGGTTTGCCCTGAAGGAACAACTTGCAGGGAACCTTATCTACTGAGATTTAGTCCTTTGTTTGCAgagattacagatgagattgtTCCTGTTGCTGTAAATGTTCAGATCAGCATGTTCTATGGATCAACAGCTACTGGAAGTAAATGCCTAGACCCATTTTTCCACTTCATGAACCCACGTCCAAGATATTTCGTCAAGGTTCTTGAGAAGTTACCAGGTTCCCAGACACATATGGTTGGCGGAAAATCAAGCTTTGAAGTCGCCAATTATGTGCAGAATGAGATTGCCAAAGCTCTTGGATTTGAGTGTACCAGTCTTACAAGGAAAGAAAAATACAAGATCTTGGCAGGTAATAATGGAATCATTTAG